Proteins from one Cicer arietinum cultivar CDC Frontier isolate Library 1 chromosome 3, Cicar.CDCFrontier_v2.0, whole genome shotgun sequence genomic window:
- the LOC101503916 gene encoding uncharacterized protein isoform X2: MDDRGGSFVAVRRISQGLDRGNAYHSTSAEYVTGSTAWLGRGLSCVCAQRRESDARPSFDLTPSQEECLQRLQSRIDVPYDSSIPAHQESLRALWNAAFPEEELRGLISEQWKDMGWQGKDPSTDFRGGGYISLENLLFFARNFPKSFQDLLRKQEGDRSVWEYPFAVAGVNITFMLIQMLDLEAVKPRTLVGATFLKFLAENESAFDLLYCITFKLMDNQWLLMRASYMDFN; encoded by the exons ATGGATGATAGAGGTGGTTCTTTCGTTGCTGTTAGGAGAATTTCGCAAGGTCTTGATCGAGGCAACGCGTATCATTCAACTTCTG CTGAGTATGTGACAGGATCAACTGCATGGCTTGGCCGAGGTTTGTCTTGTGTTTGTGCACAGAGAAGAGAGAGTGATGCTCGACCCTCTTTTGATTTAACTCCATCCCAG GAAGAATGCTTGCAGAGGCTTCAGAGTCGTATAGATGTTCCATATGACAGTTCTATCCCCGCGCACCAG GAATCCCTAAGGGCTTTATGGAATGCTGCATTTCCTGAAGAAGAACTCAGGGGTTTGATTTCAGAGCAATGGAAAGACATGGGTTGGCAAGGGAAGGATCCATCAACAGATTTTAG GGGTGGTGGTTACATATCATTGGAGAATTTGCTGTTTTTTGCAAGGAATTTCCCA AAATCTTTTCAAGATCTTTTAAGGAAGCAGGAAGGAGATCGTTCAGTGTGGGAGTACCCATTTGCTGTTGCTGGTGTTAACATTACATTCATGCTTATTCAAATGCTAGATCTTGAAGCAG TTAAGCCGCGAACACTGGTGGGAGCAACTTTTCTAAAATTCCTTGCAG AAAATGAGTCAGCTTTTGATCTTCTCTATTGCATAACATTCAAGCTGATGGATAACCAGTGGCTTTTGATGCGCGCATCATACATGGATTTTAAT TGA
- the LOC101503916 gene encoding uncharacterized protein isoform X1, which produces MDDRGGSFVAVRRISQGLDRGNAYHSTSAEYVTGSTAWLGRGLSCVCAQRRESDARPSFDLTPSQEECLQRLQSRIDVPYDSSIPAHQESLRALWNAAFPEEELRGLISEQWKDMGWQGKDPSTDFRGGGYISLENLLFFARNFPKSFQDLLRKQEGDRSVWEYPFAVAGVNITFMLIQMLDLEAVKPRTLVGATFLKFLAENESAFDLLYCITFKLMDNQWLLMRASYMDFNTVMKSTRRQLEKELLLEDLTRLEDVPSYKLLKR; this is translated from the exons ATGGATGATAGAGGTGGTTCTTTCGTTGCTGTTAGGAGAATTTCGCAAGGTCTTGATCGAGGCAACGCGTATCATTCAACTTCTG CTGAGTATGTGACAGGATCAACTGCATGGCTTGGCCGAGGTTTGTCTTGTGTTTGTGCACAGAGAAGAGAGAGTGATGCTCGACCCTCTTTTGATTTAACTCCATCCCAG GAAGAATGCTTGCAGAGGCTTCAGAGTCGTATAGATGTTCCATATGACAGTTCTATCCCCGCGCACCAG GAATCCCTAAGGGCTTTATGGAATGCTGCATTTCCTGAAGAAGAACTCAGGGGTTTGATTTCAGAGCAATGGAAAGACATGGGTTGGCAAGGGAAGGATCCATCAACAGATTTTAG GGGTGGTGGTTACATATCATTGGAGAATTTGCTGTTTTTTGCAAGGAATTTCCCA AAATCTTTTCAAGATCTTTTAAGGAAGCAGGAAGGAGATCGTTCAGTGTGGGAGTACCCATTTGCTGTTGCTGGTGTTAACATTACATTCATGCTTATTCAAATGCTAGATCTTGAAGCAG TTAAGCCGCGAACACTGGTGGGAGCAACTTTTCTAAAATTCCTTGCAG AAAATGAGTCAGCTTTTGATCTTCTCTATTGCATAACATTCAAGCTGATGGATAACCAGTGGCTTTTGATGCGCGCATCATACATGGATTTTAAT ACAGTGATGAAATCTACACGCCGTCAACTAGAGAAAGAGCTTCTGCTTGAAGACCTTACACGGCTTGAAGATGTTCCCTCATACAAACTTCTCAAACGATAG
- the LOC101493169 gene encoding glucan endo-1,3-beta-glucosidase-like encodes MGLQEYEAPTSIGVNYGRNGDNLPSPQNVISLYKKCGIKLLRLFEPNPDVLEALKGSGIEVSLGTRNDDVKVIASSVSAANQWVNTNIAPYSQVNFTWIVLGNEIIPGAEGVFATQAMQNMKEALISIGLTNTKVTTSFFLAGLASSYPPSAGAFTDEVAEVMKDVTAFLLQNDAPLMANVYPYFPYASNPAEIKLDYALFQSKVAPVTDGSLKYDNLFDAMVDAVYSALEKIDAGNVSLVIGETGWPTAGNGAITNTENAKAYNSNLIKHVESGVGTPKRPGQNIDVFIFAMFNENLKAAGVEQNWGLFYPNTTAVYPLLQC; translated from the exons ATGGGGCTACAAGAATATGAGGCTCCAACAA gCATAGGTGTGAATTATGGGAGGAATGGTGACAATCTTCCATCCCCACAAAATGTTATAAGCCTTTACAAGAAATGTGGGATAAAACTTCTAAGACTTTTTGAGCCAAATCCTGATGTATTAGAAGCATTAAAAGGTTCAGGTATAGAAGTAAGTCTTGGAACAAGAAATGATGATGTTAAAGTGATAGCATCAAGTGTAAGTGCTGCTAACCAATGGGTAAATACCAATATTGCCCCTTACAGTCAAGTAAATTTCACATGGATTGTACTAGGAAATGAAATTATTCCAGGTGCGGAAGGAGTTTTTGCTACACAAGCTATGCAAAACATGAAAGAAGCATTAATTTCAATTGGATTAACTAACACTAAAGTTACCACATCATTTTTTTTGGCTGGACTTGCATCCTCTTACCCTCCATCTGCAGGGGCATTTACTGATGAGGTTGCAGAAGTAATGAAAGATGTTACAGCTTTTTTGCTACAAAATGATGCACCCCTTATGGCCAATGTGTACCCTTATTTCCCTTATGCATCTAATCCAGCAGAAATTAAATTGGATTAtgcattatttcaatcaaaagTGGCTCCAGTAACTGATGGTAGCTTGAAATATGATAATCTTTTTGATGCAATGGTTGATGCAGTTTATTCCGCATTAGAAAAAATTGATGCAGGGAATGTTTCTTTGGTTATTGGAGAAACTGGCTGGCCTACTGCAGGGAATGGAGCTATTACAAATACTGAAAATGCAAAGgcatataattcaaatttgatAAAACATGTGGAGAGTGGTGTGGGGACACCAAAAAGACCAGGACAAAATATTGATGTTTTTATATTTGCAATGTTTAATGAAAATCTCAAGGCTGCAGGTGTTGAGCAAAATTGGGGTCTTTTTTATCCTAATACGACTGCTGTTTATCCACTTTTACAATGTTAA